Proteins from one Plasmodium relictum strain SGS1 genome assembly, chromosome: 10 genomic window:
- a CDS encoding SNAP protein (soluble N-ethylmaleimide-sensitive factor attachment protein), putative, protein MENEAKELEKKAEQLKKKGFFASFFGNDNIDEIINCYNMAANKYKLSHKWKEACNCILKNANLHKKNNETSYCANAYLEAGNIAKKYDKIEAIKYIEEAVNLYAALGRFSNCGKCEKNVAEIYEDLCDYVNASKYYKKAAYYFEMDEYSKSVYTQCIVKYAELNSQYNHEYEEAISIFEKEAEKALKSTLLQYGARDYYIKAGILHIVIGDLVNAKISIDKYCMSDPRFLNSREKKFLDSIIEAVTEQNVEYFEETVHEYDRITKLDNWKVHFLYNIKSKLNLDPNVELTADGNVDLT, encoded by the exons atggAGAATGAAGCAAAAGAACTAGAGAAAAAAGCCGAGCAGTTAAAGAAGAAAGGTTTTTTTGCTTCTTTTTTTGGAAATGATAATATTgatgaaattataaattgTTACAATATGGCTgctaataaatataaattatctcATAAAT GGAAGGAAGCCTGCAATTGTATCTTAAAAAATGCAAAtttacacaaaaaaaataacgaAACAAGTTATTGTGCTAATGCATATCTAGAAGCAGGAAATATAgctaaaaaatatgataaaatag aagctataaaatatattgaagAAGCAGTTAATTTGTATGCAGCTCTTGGTCGATTCTCTAATTGCGGTAAATGCGAGAAAAATGTCGCAGAAATCTATGAAGATTTATGTGATTATGTTAATGCatcaaaatattataaaaaagccGCGTATTATTTTGAAATGGACGAATATTCAAA atctGTTTATACTCAGTGTATTGTAAAATATGCTGAGCTAAATTCTCAATACAATCATGAATATGAAGAAGCTATAtct atATTTGAAAAAGAAGCAGAAAAAGCATTAAAAAGTACACTATTACAATATGGTGCAAGggattattatataaaagcaGGAATATTACATATTGTAATAGGTGATTTAGTTAATGCTAAAATTTCAATAGATAAATATTGCATGAGTGATCCTCGCTTTTTAAATTCAAGAGAGAAAAAGTTCCTAGATAGTATTATTGAAGCAGTTACTGAACAAAATGTAGAATATTTTGAGGAAACAGTTCATGAATATGATCGTATAACAAAATTAGACAATTGGAAagttcattttctttataatataaaatcaaaattaaatttagatCCGAATGTAGAATTAACAGCGGATGGTAATGTAGACTTAACTTAA
- the SSB gene encoding single-stranded DNA-binding protein, putative produces the protein MKFLFLTYIIYLNHLLKLSGFTGNVKIHNLNNILNKRIVRIKKINLIKINLQNDNYENKRFYNSKPLINEKSLNKITLIGRVGCEPDIKILNGGDKVATFSLATNEFWRDRNTNELKSKTDWHRIVVYDQNLVELVDKYLRKGRRVYLQGSLHTRRWFGNDLSNQPKQITEIVLSYNKSDLIFLDDRRNFMNRNPHQTQPNDNQNISNNTNNINSNSDIILNQSNHDSPLNKNDFSEGIDENTDDNFDGLDGNTEKDEGIYDKMNAQEFEE, from the coding sequence atgaaatttttatttttgacatatataatatatttaaatcatCTTTTAAAACTAAGTGGATTTACAGGTAATGtaaaaattcataatttgaataatattttaaataaaagaatagttagaattaaaaaaattaatttgataaaaattaatttacaaaatgataactatgaaaataaaaggtTTTATAATAGCAAACCATTAATAAATGAGAAATccttaaataaaataactttaatTGGCCGAGTTGGGTGTGAACcagatataaaaatattaaatggaGGAGATAAAGTAGCAACCTTTAGTTTAGCAACAAATGAATTTTGGAGAGATAGAAATacaaatgaattaaaatcaAAGACAGATTGGCATAGAATAGTAGTATATGATCAAAATTTAGTAGAGTTGGTagataaatatttaagaaaagGTAGAAGAGTATATTTACAAGGATCGCTACATACTAGAAGATGGTTTGGTAATGATTTAAGTAATCAGCCAAAGCAAATAACAGAAATAGTTTtatcatataataaaagtgatttaatatttttagatGACAGaagaaattttatgaatAGAAATCCACATCAGACTCAGCCTAATGATAATCaaaatataagtaataatacaaataatataaatagtaaTAGTGATATTATCCTCAATCAAAGTAATCATGATAGccctttaaataaaaatgatttttcaGAAGGTATTGATGAGAATACTGATGATAATTTTGATGGATTAGATGGTAACACTGAAAAAGATGAGGGGATCTATGACAAAATGAATGCACAAGAATTTGAAGAATAA